The window CAAAAGGGGTTCCCCTCGATCCAGAAGGGACGAAAGACGGCAGAGGTCGCGAACCGACTTACCGCGTCAGCGTGCATAAAAACGGTCAAATTGTAATCGGTTCGACCTATACTCAGGCAATGGGATTGGAACCAGGTGACGAGTTTGAAATTAAGCTGGGTTACAAGCACATTCACTTGAAGCAGGTCGATAGCGAACGAGAAGACGATGCTGATGACGAAGCGATGAGCGCTTAAGGCTGGAATCAGAGAATGAGAGTGCAAACCGGAGAGGATTAATAGTCCAATCGAGAGCTTATTCGTTCGACGCTTGCATTTTTGCGAGTGTCAAAGTATCTTGATTTTTCCACTCCGGTTGCGGCTCTAGGTTCTCTCAAAGCTGGGTATATGGAGATAAGTAACATCTTTAATGGCGCGATCGCGTCCCCAGAGCGATCGCTTCCAATGGCGGTCGCCTCGGTAAAAGTCATGGCTTTTTTTGCGGCGTGGCTAATACTTTGGCTGCCCGTTGCCATTCCACTCGCGAAAACACTGAAGTGGAATCCAAGTCAACCGCTAACGGGGCAACAAAAGCTACCGATCTTAGCATCACTGTACGCGATCGCTCCTTTAATCCTGTGGGGAG is drawn from Oscillatoria sp. FACHB-1406 and contains these coding sequences:
- a CDS encoding AbrB family transcriptional regulator produces the protein MSDIPSNPLTGKALLQKVKELGHLPRRETAKRCGYYTLTRDNQTRVNLTAFYDAVLGAKGVPLDPEGTKDGRGREPTYRVSVHKNGQIVIGSTYTQAMGLEPGDEFEIKLGYKHIHLKQVDSEREDDADDEAMSA